The DNA window ACACTTGAATACCTGATCGGAATTGATGAAAACGGCGAAGTAGCAGCCAAAGATTTTTATAAAAATTTCCGTGTTAAAAGATGGATTAATGATCCATCCACAGAACAAGATCAGCCGGTAATTACCATGAGTACACAGGTAAGCGGTTCCGGCTACGGAAATAATTCTTATGTGAAAGCTTCCTTATCTTACCTGGCCTTGAAGGACTATTTGGGTGACGAGTTATTTAAAAAAGCTTTGCATCATTACATGGATAACTGGAACGGAAAGCATCCGGTTCCGTGGGATTATTTTAATTCTATGAATGCTGGTTCAGGAAAAAATCTGAACTGGTTTTTCCAGAATTGGTTTTATACCAACAACTATATTGATTTAAAAGTAGCAGGAGCTTCCCAGATGAACGATCTGTTGACCGTTAATGTTACCAATGTTGGAGGATTCGCGATTCCGTTTGATACCATATTATCTTATGAGGATGGAACTACGGAGAAACTTCATTTCTCTCCTTCTGTCTGGGAAAAAGATCAGAAAATGACGGATCTTGTGATTCCTATCAAGAAAAAAGTAAAATCAGTACAAGTAGACGGAGATATTTTCATGGATTATACACCGGGAGATAACAGCAAAACTCTATAAAAGTAAAAGCCTTCAGATGATGAAGGCTTTTTTATTTAAAAGTAAGCGGTAAGTCTTAGTCCAAGAGTAAAATAATTGATTCTTTCTTTTGTCAGTAAGTTGTTGAGTTCTTGATTAAGCTGCTCACTGTCTTCCAACGTATCACTGAAATAGTAACGGATGGTAGATTTAATCTGATTATAATCCGAATATAAAGTAATCCCTAATCCAGGGTTGAATTTATAGGTTAAAGATGCTCCGGTACTCCAACGGAAGGCTGGTTTTGGTTTATATCTCGCAATTTGAAGTTCATGAGTAGGAGTGTCGATGTCATTACTTTTTATAAATACTTTTCCACTTGATGTCGCAGAGTAGCCTCCGGTCGCTTTTAGCGTAAGCTGCCATTTATCTGAAAATTCATGAGAATAATAAGGGCCAATTCCTGCACCAAGAAATCCTAAAGACTGCGTGATGATACTGTAGTCCCCAAAATCTTTACCATCATCTAATGTTTCTCTCAATGGTTTAATAGGGAAACTACTGAAGCTAATATCTCCTCCGATACCCCATTTTTTTGAAAAGAAATAGGCTCCTTCCAATCCTCCTTCAAAACCTATCTGTTTGTTATTATCAAGATCAGATTCTTTCAGGAAATTGGTTGTTCCAAAGGCAGAGCCCAGTTTTATAGCAAGGAAAGAAGGATAATCATTCCCTTGAATTCTTGACAGCATACTTAAATTATCACCTTTGTTCTTATAAATTTTATCAATAAAAAAGTAACCCAATTCTGTTGATATAATCCCAATACCTGCACCAGCCAGAACATCGGGAATCCAGTGTCTGTTATTTAAATTCCTTCCCAGTCCGGTAAGGGCTGCTGAACCATAGCCTGCAATACTGTAGGCGGGGTTTACCATTCCGTATTCTTTATGCAGAAAGCTGGCATTGGTGAAAGCCATTGCCGCATGGCCTGATGGAAAAGAATTATTTTTGGAACCGTCAGGACGCTCAACTTTAGCCGTATATTTGATAGAGTTAACTAAAATTCCCATGATGGCTAAACTGGTTACATAAGATAATGTTGCTCTTCCCAGGTTATTCCTTCCTTTTACCCCTGCCAGTTTGAGACCATAAACGGCCGCTGCGGGAGCATACTGAAGATAATCATCATATTTTGCTTTAAAAGTAGGTAAGTAGCGGTTACGAACTTCACGAAGATTCTCCTTTTCTCCCCATGTAGCCGCCGCAGCAGTAAAAAGGATAGCCGGAGCTACAGATTTTTTTACCCATTCCTTTTTAAAAAAAGGTGTTTTAACTTGGGTAATGCTGTCGGAGCTTATTAAAGCCAGATCTTTTTGAAGGTTTCGAGATTGTATGGTGTCTTGCGCATGATAGCAACATAAGTTTAATAATATACCGGTTGCTATTACTATTTTTTTCATCGTTATGGTTCCCTAATTTTAAACGGCGTAAAAATATAAAAAAAATCTATCTCACAGGTTGAGATAGATTCTTTTTAATGAAATAAGTGATTTTTTGAGAAAAATATTAATAAATGGGTATTTTGAAATACACCTTTAGTATAGTCTCAGACCAGATCTTGGACCTGATGATGCCACTACAGCCTGCATTCTTTGTTTTTGGTTGGCTGTAAACATATGCATTACCTTGTCATCCACATAATCCATATAATTCATGAAGATCTGTGAACGGCTAACACCACCACAAACTCTGTTAAGTGGGTAGCTTGGAACACCGAAATTTGGTCCCGGAGAAACAGGAGTGTCATTAGAATAATCAGTTTGACAACCTGCATCACTAGATCCCCAAAGATGTGGAAGATTTAAGTAATGTCCAACTTCGTGGGTAGTTGTTCTTCCTAAATTATAGGGTGCTGCCGTTCCAGAACCGGTTCCGATATAGGGTGCTGCTATTACTACACCATCAAGAGATGCGGTAATCGTTCCCGGATAATATGCATATCCAAGGGTGCCACCGCTCATTTTATTAACAATCCAGATGTTTAAGTAGTTATCAGGAGAAGTGGCAGCGATACCTGTGCTCGAAGATTTCATTTTGTTATCATCCGGATTCCAGGTTGTTGTGCTACTTTGTTTTCTAACGGTTTTTGCTAATTTGAATCTGATTTTTGTATCTCCTGCTTTCACAGGTACAAATTCAGCAGGTGTATTGTTGATATCGGAATTGGTAGCTCCGAAATCTTTGTTTAATACATCAATCTGGGATTGTAAACGGGCATCAGACACATTTTCACTGCTTGTATTGTATACCACATTGAATACGACAGGAATTTCTACAGTACCATCTGCCAGGACTTTACCTACCTTGATATCATTAAGGCGTTTTGAGGTGAATTCTTCAATAGCTTGGACTCTCGCTCTGGCAGCAGGATCTTTTTGTAAAATTTCCTCCCTCATCATATCTGAAGGACAAACTCTTTTACCTGCTAATTGTGATGATTCTGATTCCGGTGCTGCTTGTTCATTAACAGAATTCATGTCGTTGTTACATGATGCCAGAAAAATAATTCCAGCTCCTAATAGGAATTTTTTCATATCAAATTTTTTTTGGTTGGGAGTGTGAAATTAATTCAAATAATTGTGATGTGCAAATATTTTATGTTTTTGTTGGTTTTATGTTATTATTTTTATTTAATTGTTGTGATTATGTTAAGTTAAGTGCCTTTGTCTTAAGATTTATCTTATTAATTTATTTTGTATTTATTCTTTATATAAATTTTCCAGATTAAGTTTTAAATAAAATATTTCTATTCATTTACTTTGTTCATTTTTGCAATTATAATTCTATCGGCTTATAATATTGTTTTAGAGCATAGATAAAAAAATCCCTTCCTAAATTGGAAGGGACTTAATGATTTTTAGTATTAGATTAGTTGTCTTCTTTACTATCTTAATCCTGCTCTTGGACCGGATGCTGAAACTACAGCCTGCATTCTTGTTTTTTGATTCAAAGAGAACATAAACATAGCCCTGTCATCTACATAGTCCATGTAGTTCATAAACATTTGAGAGCTACTTACTCCTCCACAAGCTCTGCTAAGTGGGTAGCTTGGAGCACCGTAATTCGGTCCAGGAGAAACAGGAGTGTCATCAGAATAGTCTGTTAAACAGCCTGCATCGCTTGATCCCCAAAGGTGAGGTAAATTTAAATAATGTCCCACTTCATGTGTAGTTGTTCTTCCCAAATTAAATGGAGATGGAGTACCTGTTTTTCCAATGTATTGGTTAGCTATTACAATACCGTCATACCATAGCCCAGCATTTTCAGGATAGTATGCGTAGCCTAATACTCCTGATCTCCCATATTGATCAAGGATCGAATTGACAACCCAGATATTCATATTTTTGTTAGCATCTGTCGGATCAATTCCTCCTGTGCTGGCTTTTTTCATTTCATTTAGATCAGAACGCCAGTTTGTTTTTGTACTTTTTTTGCGGTTTGTTGCAACCAGTTTAAAACGAACTTTTATATCGCCGGACGCTGAAGGTTTGAATGCTGCTGGAATTTGAGAAACATCCGAATTAGTAGCACCAAAATCTGCATTCAGTACCTCGATTTGTTCTGCAATTCTTGAGTCGGAAATGTTTTCAGTAGTTTTGTTATAAATTACATTAAAAACAACTGGTATTTCAACTGT is part of the Chryseobacterium lactis genome and encodes:
- a CDS encoding phosphatase PAP2 family protein, encoding MKKIVIATGILLNLCCYHAQDTIQSRNLQKDLALISSDSITQVKTPFFKKEWVKKSVAPAILFTAAAATWGEKENLREVRNRYLPTFKAKYDDYLQYAPAAAVYGLKLAGVKGRNNLGRATLSYVTSLAIMGILVNSIKYTAKVERPDGSKNNSFPSGHAAMAFTNASFLHKEYGMVNPAYSIAGYGSAALTGLGRNLNNRHWIPDVLAGAGIGIISTELGYFFIDKIYKNKGDNLSMLSRIQGNDYPSFLAIKLGSAFGTTNFLKESDLDNNKQIGFEGGLEGAYFFSKKWGIGGDISFSSFPIKPLRETLDDGKDFGDYSIITQSLGFLGAGIGPYYSHEFSDKWQLTLKATGGYSATSSGKVFIKSNDIDTPTHELQIARYKPKPAFRWSTGASLTYKFNPGLGITLYSDYNQIKSTIRYYFSDTLEDSEQLNQELNNLLTKERINYFTLGLRLTAYF
- a CDS encoding zinc metalloprotease, with product MKKFLLGAGIIFLASCNNDMNSVNEQAAPESESSQLAGKRVCPSDMMREEILQKDPAARARVQAIEEFTSKRLNDIKVGKVLADGTVEIPVVFNVVYNTSSENVSDARLQSQIDVLNKDFGATNSDINNTPAEFVPVKAGDTKIRFKLAKTVRKQSSTTTWNPDDNKMKSSSTGIAATSPDNYLNIWIVNKMSGGTLGYAYYPGTITASLDGVVIAAPYIGTGSGTAAPYNLGRTTTHEVGHYLNLPHLWGSSDAGCQTDYSNDTPVSPGPNFGVPSYPLNRVCGGVSRSQIFMNYMDYVDDKVMHMFTANQKQRMQAVVASSGPRSGLRLY
- a CDS encoding zinc metalloprotease translates to MKKLLFGALALGLMSCNNDNMPNQNESPADAASVTTTALKRSCPSDEIRQEILKSNPELKSKFNENELQIENFSRNIAMGKVLADGTVEIPVVFNVIYNKTTENISDSRIAEQIEVLNADFGATNSDVSQIPAAFKPSASGDIKVRFKLVATNRKKSTKTNWRSDLNEMKKASTGGIDPTDANKNMNIWVVNSILDQYGRSGVLGYAYYPENAGLWYDGIVIANQYIGKTGTPSPFNLGRTTTHEVGHYLNLPHLWGSSDAGCLTDYSDDTPVSPGPNYGAPSYPLSRACGGVSSSQMFMNYMDYVDDRAMFMFSLNQKTRMQAVVSASGPRAGLR